Below is a genomic region from Argonema galeatum A003/A1.
ATCATTACTAATCGTCAAAATCGCCCTATCCTGACTGCCAATGGTCGCCCCACCTGTAACACTCCCAGGAATTAACTCCAAATTCACTGTTTCATCGGGTTCAACCGTAGTATCGCCATTGATGGGAATAATTACCGTTTTAGCAGCAGTATCCCCATCGGCAAAGTTAACAGTAATCGGAAAGATATTATTGTTGTAATCATTCGGGTTAGGACTACCTGGATTATTAGCAGTACCCGGATTATTCAGATTAACTCGCGCCTGCACGCTTACTGCACCACTGCTACCACCTGTACGATTAACGGTAACTGCTGTCGCATTTACAAAACCGCCGCTATTCCCTTCTGGTACGCTGAAATTAGCCGCACTGAATTGCAAAGTACCTGGTTGAGGCTGAGTATCATCATTATTAACAGTAGTTGTCGCACTAGCAGTGGAAATTGTCGGAGTCTGCCCAGGTGCTACCGGATTCGATAAATTAACAATGACTGTTTCCTCTGGTTCAAATGCCGTATCACCAACAATATTCATGGCGATTGTTTTTTGCATTTCACCCGCAGCAAAGTTAATCGTGCCAGTTGTAGAAGTTGCGCCAGAAGTTCCGCTAATATTGTTGTAATCGCTGTTATTAGTAGCAGTACCACCAATGGCAAAATCTACTTTACTCGCTGCATCAATCCCACCGCTACGAATAACCGTGAAAGTAATGGGAGTTGTGCCGCTATTAGCTTCAGGAATATTGGCAACACCAGCACTAACGGCGTAATCAACAGCATCATTCGCCGCAATAGTTAGCGTAGTTTGTTTGGTTGTACCCGCAGCAGCAGCAGTAATTGTGCCAAAATCGAGAACTAGCTTTTCATCATTTTCAGGAATATTGTCAGGCTTAATAGTAACAGCAACATTCTGAGTTAATGCAGCACCAGTAGCACCCGCTGCGAAAGTAACAGAAGTAGTTGCAAGAGTGTAATCATTGCCAGCGCCTTCTGTAGCAGTGCTGCCATTGTTAATTACAATTGGCACAGTTACATCAGTACCGGAAGTAGCGCTGAGAGTAACCGGAATATTAACTACCGTATCGCTGCTGCCTTCTGTACCGCTATAACTAGCAGCACCAAAATTCACTAAAGACGTATTATTGAGCAGAACTGAGACATTGTTCGTCCAATAGTTCGGCGTAGCCAAATCCGGTGCGCCGTCCTTATTCAAGTCGCTTATCGCCACCGTCCACGGCCCTGTCCCTGCCCCCGTGCTAAAGTTCGTGGCAGGGTCAAAACTGCCCGTACCTGTTCCCAACAAAACGGAAACATTGTCTGAGTTAAGGTTGGCTGTAGCTAGATCGAGCTTACCATCTGCGTTAAGGTCTCCCACAGCGACAAAACGCGGCCCAGACCCTACACTAAAGTTGGTAGCCCCACCAAAGCTGCCCGTACCTGTACCCAACAAGACAGAAACGTTGCTAGAGCCTTCATTTGCTACAGCTAAATCAGCCTTGCCGTCTGCGTTCAAGTCACTTACAGCCAGCGCGTATGGACTCGACCCTACACTAAAGTTGGTAGCAGTACCAAAGCTGCCCGTACCTGTCCCCAACAAAATAGAAACATTATTTGAGTTAAAGTTGGCTGTAGCTAGGTCAAGCTTGCTGTCTGCGTTGAAGTCACCCACTCCAACGAACTGAGGTCGTAACCCGACACTAAAGTTGGTAGCCGCTTTAAAGCTACCTGTACCATCTCCTAACAGGATGGAAACGTTGTTAGAATCAATGTTCGCTGTGGCTAGGTCAAGCTTGCCGTCAGCGTTAAAATCACCCGCTTCTACAGACCAAGGACTTAACCCGACGCTAAAGTTAGTAGCCGCTTGAAAGCTACCCGTACCATCCCCTAACAGGATGGAAACGTTGCTAGTACCCCAATTCGCTGCGGCTATATCGGGAAAGCTGTCATTGTTAAAGTTTCCTACGGCAACATCAAAGGGGTATTGTCCTGCGTTAAAGTTAGTGGCTTTGCCAAAGTTACCTGTGCTATCTCCTAATAAGATAGAGACAGCGCCAGAAGCACGGGTGGGAAGGGCTAGGTCAAGATGTCCATCTCCGTTGAAGTCGTGTGCTGTGACAGACTGGGGTTGTACTCCCGTGCCAAACTGGGTAGCAGGACTAAAAGTAAGCAGAACAGAGTTATAGCTCGCCATTGTTTCTGCTTCCAGGGCTAGCGTTGCTTCAATTTCCCCGGTTTTTACTTCAAATTCCCAGTTTCCGCCTAATGCTGCACTTCCTGTTAAGTCATCGGAAGCGGCGATATCTGCATCGGTTATCTGACTGAGAGATTGCACAAAGGCAGTTCCTTTCTCTCCGGCTGCCACATTGCAACCATATAGGAGAATGTCTGCATCAGGTGTTAGGGCGTTTTTCCACTGTTCCAAAGAGGCGCGATATTCATCCAGGTTTGCCAAACTTAGTTGTGCCGTCCCCAACTGCAAGCTAGCTTCCCCGCCGTGAGTGATGATGTGGGCGCTACTGACTTCTGTGCGATCGGCTAATATTTGGGTAATTTGTTCTACTCCATCTCGCGTGGGGTCGAGGAGTACAATTTCAGTGTTGGGAACGATTCCGGCAATCAGACTTTGATAATCTTTTACTGTTGGATCGATAAAGGCAATATTCTGATAGCCTACTCCCATCTGATTAAATGGCTGAAGATTTCCCTGAATATCAATCAAGTCTGAATTTTGATTGATAGCAAATTGGTTAAGATGGGTGAATAGTCCGGTAGATTCAAATGGTTGCATAGATTTGTCCATATCCTGCTGGATTGCAAAAGGTTAAATTAGGCCATGAAGTCCGCAGAAATTTGTGGTTATTGAGAACACAGAAACTTTCCACAGACTGTATTACACCCAGAACTACCCGTAACTAAAAGTAGTTTTTTAGAAAAAGTTGTTGAAAATTTAAGCATTTTTCGGTTATGTATTCAAAGCTATTCGATCGCCAATGGGGTTCGCTAGATCAGTTTGCTTCTGTCTCCGCTAGTGTAGAATTGATCTTGACAAATGTCCAGTCAGTATATACGTATGCCTACTCTCAAAGCTTCTCAGCAGGGACTCGCGAAAATTAGACAAGCCAGAACTAAAAGGGGGTGGCCCGTAAGCGATCGCAAATGGCTAGAGGAAGCAAGCCTGGTTTTGGGAATAAACTGGGAAAATAAGGGATATCTAGCCGATGGCATCTCTGAAGGCACTTGGAGTCGGTTTTTGGCTGGGAAGTGTCCCATTAATACAGATGCTTTTCACGCTTACTGCGAAGTTTTGGGACTCAATTGGGAGGATATAGTCGATCGCGATCGAGTTCGGTGTCAAGATTGGGATAGCGCACCCGATGTGTCTGTTTTCTACGGACGCCTAGAAGAATTGGCGACGCTAGAGGAATGGATTGTAAAGAATCGTTGCCGTTTGATCGCGCTGGTGGGGATGGGAGGAATTGGTAAAACGTCTCTAGCGGCGAAGATTGCCGCACAAATTCAGGATGAATTTGAGTTTCTTATCTGGCGAAGTTTGCATGATGCGCCATCGATCGAACATCTTTTATATGACTTAATTCAGTTCTTATCTAATCAGCAGAAAACCGAGTTAAATTCCAGCTTTGAAGGTAGCGTTTCCCATTTAATCGATTGTTTGCAAAAACACCGATGTTTGCTGATATTAGATAATTGGGAACCTGTTTTAGGCACTTGCAAAATGGCTGGTCAATATCGAAAAGGGTATGAGGTTTATGGTGAGTTAATCAAGCGGGTAGGTGAATCGCAGCATCATAGCTGCTTAGTCTTGACTAGCCGAGAGAAACCCGGAGTAATTGCAGCATTAGAAGGCCCAAACCTATTGGTTCGTTCTTTAAAATTAACTGGTTTGGGAGAAGCCACACGAGATATCCTCAAAGAGAAAGGTTTGCATGAAGAAAACCTATGGTCAGAACTGATTCAACCATATAGAGGTAATCCTTTAGCATTAAAAATAGTGGCGGCAACAATTCACGATTTATTTGGCGGAAGTATTTCTGATTTTTTAATGCAGAACACCCTATTTTTGGGAGATTTTGAATATTTGTTATATCAGCAATTTCATCGTTTATCGGAATTAGAAAAAGAACTTATGTACGGAATATCAATGAGTTTAACTTCAAGAACTATTTCTCAATTGCGAAGTAATATCCAGGAAGAAATTTCGTCATCTCAATTAATTAAAGCATTGGAATCCTTAGAACGAAAGTCTTTGATTGAAAAAGTAAAAGAAGAAAACGAAACTTCTTTTACTCTTCAGCCGATGGTGATGAAGTATGTGAAAACTCATTATTCTCGTTGTTAAATTAACTGCCATCTGTGCATGAGATTTAAGATTGTGTAGTAATCAGACAGGGTGCATTAAAAGGCAATTTATAATATCTCATTGATTTTTAATTTTTATTACAAAAGTATGTTTTCAATTGCCGCAAACATAATTCGATCGGGAATGCAACTGCAAGAGCGCTATCTTGTCACTCGACAGTTAGGTAAAGGCGGTTTTGGTCTTACTTTCGAGGTGGATGATGGCGGAAAATTAAAAGTTATAAAAATTTTGCTGACAAACTATCCAAAAGCGGTTTCCCTATTTCAGCGAGAAGCCGAAGTATTAAGTCAACTGCGTCATCCGGGAATTCCCAAAGTAGAGTCAGATGGTTATTTCACCTTTTTACCCGAAGGAAACCTAGAGCCATTACACTGCTTAGTAATGGAAAAAATTGATGGTGCAAATTTGCAAGATTGGCTCAGTTGCGAGCAACATATCTCCCAAGAACAAGCGATTGACTGGTTAAAACAGCTAGCAGAAATTTTGGATAAAGTCCACAGTCAGCAGTATTTTCATCGGGATATCAAGCCATCTAATATCATGCTGAAACCGGATGGACAGTTAGTACTGATTGACTTTGGTGCGGTGCGAGAAGTTACGGAAACTTATTTGGAAAAATTAGACGAAAAGGGGGTAACAGGAATTAATTCTCCAGGTTATACGCCAGTAGAGCAATCCGAAGGAGAAGCCGTGCTGCAATCAGATTTTTTTGCATTAGGGCGTACCTTTGTTCATTTACTAACAGGCAAACATCCCCTCAAGTTTATTAAAAACTCTCAAACGGGTGAATTAATTTGGCGAGAAGATGCTCCTCAGATATCGGAATCGTTTGCTAATTTGCTCGATTACTTGATGGCTACTTTTCCAGGACAGCGACCTCAAAATGCTAATCTGATTTTAGAATGTCTGAGAGCGATAGAATCAGGTGTGAGCGATTTAGAGCCGAGTCTTCCTTCTGTTAAGATAGCACCAATAACCAAGCGATCGCACACCCGTCGGAGAATTCAGTTCTCTTTAGTAGCTTTGTTTCTACTAGCGCTTTTTGGATGGCGGTTTGGGTTGCCTCGGATTGCTATTGCTTACAACGATCGCGGAGTAGAAGATTACCTTGCCAATCAACCAAATCAGGCTCTTTTAAACTTCAATACGGCACTTAGGTTTGACCCAGATTTTGCAGAAGCTTACTACAATCGGGGAGCTATTTACGAGAACTTGCGAGATTTCGATCGCGCCCGCAGCGAATACCAAATAGCAGCGAAAGGGGGAATACCTGAAGCATACAATAACTTGGCTCGATTGTATATTCTGAAAAAAGATTATGCCGCAGCTATTGACTTAATCGGGCAAGGAATGAAGCAAGCCAAAGTTACTAAAGAAATGAAATATGTCTTGCATAAAAACTTAGGCTGGGCTAGACTGGAACAACATCGCTATCCAGAGGCTAAAGAACACCTCCAGATAGCTATTAACTCCGATGGCGATCGCGCTGCTGCCTACTGTCTGTTGGCTCAAGTTTTAGAAGCCCAAGGGGACATGAAAGGAGCTTTGGTGAAATGGAAAAGTTGTCGTCAGTATGCCTCCCAGTACAAGCCAGATGAGGACACTTGGATGGGTATAGCTGACAAACGGTTAGCAGCAGGAGAAAAGAAATGAACTCCCGATGGAAATGGTATTTTCCTCTAGTCCTCAGTCTAGTCTTGGCAACAGCAGAACGGGGAACAGCTAGCAATGCTGCCACAGCCGGATTGATTGTCGAAACTGAGGGTAAAGTGCTGCTCAAGCGTCAGGGATGGCTGGATTACTGCCCCACATTTGTTGGGACTCAGCTTTATCCCGGCGACGAACTGCTAGCGGAGTCGGGAGCAACAGTAACCGTTCTCTGTGCCGATCTAACTCCTTTAAAATTATCCTCTGGTGAAACATGGTACTTAGCCGATAGCAATCCGCCAGAAAATCCGCAGCCCAGAGGTGGTCGTAAAGTCCCGCCGAGAGGCGATATTAACCCGCTGATTCCTTATATTATCAGCCCCCGCAGCACTTTCCTAGTTACTGAAAAACCTACCTTGCGTTGGAATGGGGTGCCTGGTGCTACCCGTTACAAAGTAAGCGTCATGAGTGACGAAGATGTGCTTTGGGAGGAGGAAAGTACTGCAACTGAGATTGTTTATCCGGGTGAGCCACCCTTGGAATTGGGAGTTGATTATTTATTGATTGTCAATACTGATACAGGTGCATCCTCTTGTGAGGAAAATTTGCCGTCTCTGGGATTTAGCTTACTCGATGAAACCAAAGCAACTCTTGTGCGCTATTCAGTAGAGCGACTAACTAACTTGAATTTAGCTTCCGAAGCTCTAGCCCTTGCTTTAGCGCATCTCTATATTGGATATGAATTAAAGGCGGAGGCGCAAGAGACGTTAGAGGTTTTGGTGAAGCAGGGAAATCAAACAGCAGCAGTTTACTCTACGCTGGGCGCACTCTACGAGGATGTGGGACTGAGCAGACTGGCATTGACTCGCTATTCTAGAGCAGCAGAACTTTCGGTAGCGGTTGGGGATTTAGAAGGGCAAGCTGTGGCTGCTGCGGGTTTGGGAGAAGTTTATCAGACTATTGGGAACATTGAAGCTGCAAAACACTGGTTAACTCAAGCGCGAGACAAGTTTGCAGCTTTGGGGGATACAGAACGGATGAAGGAATTAGAGAACTGGCTTAATTAAACCTGTAAAGGAGAAAACAAAAAATGCAAAGTTGGATAAAGAGGAAAACTTCCCACCGCGAAATTTTTTCCTATAACAAAGATTTATTTAGAGTTCCCGTGATCAGCCCCGAATCCACTTTCGTACTAACTGACAAGCCGAGGCTACGCTGGTGTCCTGTACCCCGTGCTACCCGTTATGTAGTAAGTGTTGTAAGTGGCGAAGATATAATCTGGCAAACTGAGGTGAACAATACTGAAGTGATTTACGCTGGTGAAGCACCCTTGGAGGTCGGATTTCACTACTCAGTGATTGTTGAAGCTGACGCCCCATATTATTATGAACAGATTTTTGAACTTTCCCCCTCGGATGAAACCTTATATATTTATAAATTGGTTTCTGGTCTCTTATCTAAGACAAGCTTTCTTGAAAGGGGATTTCGGCTGCTTGATGAAAATAAATGCCAGTTGGTAGCATCAGCTGCCGAACGAGTTATTAACCTAGAATTAACTGATGAGAAGAAAGCCCTCGCGCTAGCAAAGCTTTACCTAAAAAATGGTTTGAGAGCCGAGGCAATAGAGACACTGGAAGGTTTGATAGGTTGTAGCGGCGCTGAAACGATAGAAACTCTAAAAGTTTCGATAGAACAAGGAAGCCAAACAGCAGCTATTTACCTCGCACTAGCAGATCTATATAGCACCATAGCGATATTTCCATTGACTGTCTGTTACTGCTATTCTAAAGCACACGAAGTGGCGTCTGCTCAGCACGATGTAGAAAACCAAACAGCAGCTAAATTAGGGTTTACTTTATTTGGTGCGTTCCTAGACTTTGTTCTAATCAACAAACGTTACGGACAATATCAGCAGCTACATGAAGCTCTCCGTCTCTGTGAAACTTTGGGGGATACGCAACGAGTCAGGAAAGCCAAATTTAAGATTAGACATCTCCAAAAATATGCTCCGCAGGTTGGGTATGCACCCTTCCTAAGAATAGAGACTATAAATTGGCCGGATGACCCAGTAAAAACGAAACCTATTAAACAGCCAGAGAAATTAAATATTAACTCAATCGGAGCAAAGTTTTTTGGGTTAGTTTTGGAAATATCTAATAAAGCTAATTATTTTAACTCCAAGACGGTGGTTAAGCATTTATGGAAAAAACTTCATATTAAAATAGAATTATTATATTTCGAGATAGTACATTTATGGGAAAAACTCTATATTAGAGCCAATTCATCGCAACCAAAACGATACAAGCAGGCGCTAAAAGTTTACCGGGAGACAGTGAGAACAGTACAAAAGATATGGAAGCGCAAAAATCCCAGAAGGAAAGTAAAAACGCTCAATGACATGGGGATGGTCTGCCAAAAAATAGGGCAATACGAGCAAGCATTAGGATACTACCAGCGAGCGCTAGAAATAGCACAAGAAAGTGAGGATCGCACCAGCGTTGCCGAAACTTTTAACAACATTGGGGTATTCTACCAAAAACTGGGGCAATACCAACAGGCGCTGGAATTTTACCAACAGGCATTAACTCTCCAACTCGAAATCGGCGATCGCAATGGAGAAGCAAGTACTCTCAACAATATTGGGGTAGCTTACGAATCTATAGGAGACTACCAGCAGACGCTGGAATATTACCGGCAGGCGCTGGCGATTTTGCCGGACTTCAGCGTAAGGAAAAAGAAAGATGTGATGCTCAATAACATTGGTGCAGTCTACCAAAAATTGGGGCAGCACGAACGGGCGCTAGGCTTTTACCAGCAGGCGCTGCTTATCCGACAGGAAAATGGCCAAGGGACTGAAAAGGGAACATTTTATAACAATATTGGGGTAGTTCAGCAAGAACTAGAGCAACACCACCAGGCGTTGCAATCCTACCAGCAGGCATTAGTTATCGAGCAGGAAATTGGCGATCGGGCGGGGGAAGGAACAGCCCTGAACAACATTGGGGAAATCTACCGCATCTGGGAACAATATGAAAAGGCGCTGGAATATTATCGACAATCACTGGCTATTCAGCAGGAAATTAACAACAGAGCCGGAGAACAGTTAACACTGGCTAATATAGCCCTTGTCTACGAAAGCCAGGGCGATACAGCAGTTGCCATTAGCTTCTATCAACAGGCGATCTCTGTCACAGAATCTATTCAACGCGAACTAAAGATTGAAGAGTTGAAAGCCAGTTTTGCTAGTCAGCAGATAAATACTTATGAAAAGCTCATCATCCTGCTGAGGACAGAAAGTCGCTTCCAAGAAGTCTTTAACTACATCGAACGTTCGCGGGCGAGAGCTTTCCTCGACCAGTTAGCAAATGGCCCGATTAACTTCCGCATTGGTGCTAACGCCAAAGTTTTACAGAAAGAGGAGAGGCTCAAAGCACAAATGGCATCCCTCCATATCAAACTGGCTAATCTATTAAAACAAGAGCGATCGCTCCAACATCAGATCTCTTCACTCCGTAGTGCCTTAGTCAAACTTCGCTCTCCTCTGAATAACAGCTTAGACACAGAAGCGATTGTTGAAGTGCAAAAACAATTGAGCGATCGGGAAAAAGAATACACCAAGCTGCTAACCCAACTTAAACTGCAAAATCCTGAAATTGCCTCTTTAGTCAGCACTGATGTAGCCACCCTAGATGAAATCCAAAGCTTACTTGACCCCGACACTACCCTGATCGAGTATTTCGTCACCGAAAACTTCACTCTCGCTTTTATCATCAAAAGTCAAGGTTTCGGGTGTATTGGCTTTAACGTCAATCGGCAAGATTTGACCAAGAAAATCGATGCGTTTCGTCGTTTCCCCAATTTAAACAACCCGTATCCGAAAAACCTGCAACAGCTGTATGAATGGCTCATCACCCCACTTAAACCTCACCTGAACACTTCCCATTTAGCGATCGTCCCTCACGGCATTTTGCACTATCTGCCCTTTGCCGCCCTCACCGACGGACAGCGCTATCTGTGCGATGATTACTCCATAGTAACTCTCCCTTCTGCCAGCGTATTGCGCTTTCTGCCTTCTAAACGCAAGCCTTCCACGGGTAAAGTTTTAGCTTTAGGTAACCCCAGCACGACAGAACCGTTGCCTGCCCTGCATTATGCCGAACAGGAAGTCAATACTATTACACAACTTTACGGCACCCAACCGCTAGTTGGTGCAGATGCCACTGAAACTGCCATATTCTCCCAAGCTGCAAGTGCTGAAATCTTACACATAGCGGCGCATGGGAAGTACAATTCCCACAATCCCTTATTCAGTACCCTCTATCTTGCACCAGACGATCGACATGATGGACGCTTGGAAGTGCATGATATTTACGGGCTTGATTTGACATCAGCCACCAATTTGGTAGTTTTGAGCGCCTGCCAGACCCAACTGGGGGAATTGAGCAAAGGAGACGAAGTGGTAGGACTCAACAGAGCCTTTCTCTATGCCGGAACGCCCAGTGTAATGGCCAGCCTGTGGAGCGTCGATGACAAAGTAACAGGATTGTTAATGGAGCGATTCTACACCCATCTGCGGTCTGGGATGACTAAAGCGATCGCGCTGCGTCAAGCTCAGATGGATATACGAGCCGAGTATCCCCATCCTTATTATTGGGCTGCTTTTGTGTTGGTGGGAGATGGCGGTAGTATGAACAACAATCAGTAGACACCGTTTTTGTCCAAAGTTCAATATCCCCAAAACTCAAATATACTCAAACTAAACTAAATATCAATCAAGTCTAAATTTTAATTAAATACCAATAAATTATTAACAGAAAATATTCTAATATTTTCAAATATAAAACTTACGCACTCAGATCCCCCTAGCTCCCCTTAAAAAGGGGACTTTAGAAGTTCCCCCCTTTTTAAGGGGGGCTAGGGGGGCAAAACCTTGGTTTTTGCGTAAGTCCTACTTGTTTAAACGGTGTGAGTAGCGCGATAAGGACTGGTCAATTTATCCAATTGTTGGACTAACAAACTGAGGAATAATCCGACATCTGTGACGACGCCGACGGATTCGATCGAACCCCGATCGCTCAATTTCGTCACTACAGCTGGGTTAATATCGACACAAACCATCTTCACTCCAGCAGGTGTCATATTGCCCACACCGATCGAATGCAGCATGGAAGACAGCATCAAAATCATGTCTGCACCTTCCAACAACCGGGCATACTCTTCCTGCGCCTTAATCAAATCCATCTGAGTATCCGGCAATGGGCCATCATCTCTGATCGAACCGGCAAGGGCGAATGGTATGTTGTTGCGAACGCACTCGTACATCACCCCGTTGTCAATCATGCCTAGTTCAACAGCTTTGGGAATACTACCGCAGCGACGGATGGCGTTAATTACCTTCAGGTGGTGTCGGTGTCCGCCTCGCACGGCGACGCCGCGTTTCATATCCACACCCAAAGATGTACCCATCGTGGATTGTTCGATGTCGTGGACTGCGATCGCATTTCCGCCCAACAACGCCTGGACATAACCTTCCCGAATCAGATGGGACAGATGTTCGCCACCGCCAGTATGAATTACTACCGGCCCTGCCGTTACCACTACTTTGCCGTTTTGGTCGCGAATTTGGCGCAGTTCCCAGGCGATTTGTTCCACAACCAATTCCACCCGACGTTCGCTGGAAACACCTGACCCCATAAAGCTGAATTCTTGGGTATTCCGTTGTTCGCGGGATTCCGTTTTGCGGATCGTGCGGATACCTTCCACACCCACAATTACGTCTTCCCCCACTTCCAGATCCCGCAGCAGCTTACAGCGAGCCACTGGGCTATCAGAGCTGTAAGTAATTGCGATCGCGCCATCCATGCGCTGATTTTGCACCTTCACCCACTGACCATTCACCCGCACTTCCGTCGGATAAATAGTAGTAACATAAAAATCATCGGGAGCCACACCATTTTGGATGACAGGTTGGGTGTTGACATCGCAAACTTCTTGCGGCGGAGGTAAAGCACCCAAGTCGATCAACAGGCTCATAATCTCTTCCATGATTTCATGAGAAGGAGCCGATACCTTCACATCTGCCGAAGAGGTACTTTGTCGTTGTTCTCCCAAATTGAAATTGAGAACTTGGAAACTACCGCCGTTTTCCACAACCAAGTCTAAGGCGCGACTGATCAGACCGGAGTCCAGCAAGTGACCTTCCATCCGAATCGTGCGACTTTCCACCGATACATTGGCGTGAACTTCCGTCCCCACAGGTTCCGTCACCCGCAGCGTCAGGCACTTAGCAGCCCCACCAGCTTTGAGAAATTCCGTTAGCGACGTTTGTATTACCTGAAAGCCAGCGTCAGTCAAGCGCTGTTTCAAACTGTCACTCGTCTTGTTCATAATGACAACGCTATCCACGTTGACCGCATTACAAGCGAAATTGACAGCATCCGCTTCCTCAATAGCAATCCGCTTTTCTGGCGGAACCCGCATTTCAATCATGCGATTCGAGTAAGAATCAAATGCTGGTGGATAGTAGAGCAAATAGCCGCCAGCCAGAGGACAGAAGCAGGTATCCAGGTGATAGAACCGCTCATCTGTAAGCCGCAGCGAAAGTACCTCTATATCGAGCCATTTTGCCAGGTACGGGTGGGAGTCGAGTTCCGATCGGAAGCCGTATCCCGCCCACAACCAGCGCCCTTCCCGGTCTAGCAGGGCGTCACCAGCACCTTCAAAGGGCAGGTCTTTCGGCAGTTCGTAAACGGTGTAGCCTTGTGAGGAGAACCACTCTTTGAAATAAGGTTCTTCCCCTTGTCGTTCTTTGTGGTAAAAGCGACTGAGGACGACGTTTTGACCCAAGACTAGACCGGCGTTAGCGGTAAACACCAGATCGGGCCAACCCTTTTGGGGTTTGACCAAATCCACAACGGCGTGGTCTTTGAGGATGTGATGAAGATTTTGCCACTGTTCGACGGCCCGATCGCGGGAGGATTTGTGAATATTCCCTTCCATCCAGGGATTGATCACATAATCTACGTCGTAGTGGTCGGGCGGGCACATGAGGAAGCGAATCGGA
It encodes:
- a CDS encoding TIGR00300 family protein, translating into MNSPIRFLMCPPDHYDVDYVINPWMEGNIHKSSRDRAVEQWQNLHHILKDHAVVDLVKPQKGWPDLVFTANAGLVLGQNVVLSRFYHKERQGEEPYFKEWFSSQGYTVYELPKDLPFEGAGDALLDREGRWLWAGYGFRSELDSHPYLAKWLDIEVLSLRLTDERFYHLDTCFCPLAGGYLLYYPPAFDSYSNRMIEMRVPPEKRIAIEEADAVNFACNAVNVDSVVIMNKTSDSLKQRLTDAGFQVIQTSLTEFLKAGGAAKCLTLRVTEPVGTEVHANVSVESRTIRMEGHLLDSGLISRALDLVVENGGSFQVLNFNLGEQRQSTSSADVKVSAPSHEIMEEIMSLLIDLGALPPPQEVCDVNTQPVIQNGVAPDDFYVTTIYPTEVRVNGQWVKVQNQRMDGAIAITYSSDSPVARCKLLRDLEVGEDVIVGVEGIRTIRKTESREQRNTQEFSFMGSGVSSERRVELVVEQIAWELRQIRDQNGKVVVTAGPVVIHTGGGEHLSHLIREGYVQALLGGNAIAVHDIEQSTMGTSLGVDMKRGVAVRGGHRHHLKVINAIRRCGSIPKAVELGMIDNGVMYECVRNNIPFALAGSIRDDGPLPDTQMDLIKAQEEYARLLEGADMILMLSSMLHSIGVGNMTPAGVKMVCVDINPAVVTKLSDRGSIESVGVVTDVGLFLSLLVQQLDKLTSPYRATHTV